The following nucleotide sequence is from bacterium.
CTTCTTCCCATCGGTCTTTACCGAACTGCCAAAGGGCTCGGATCCTGTCCAGATCAGCATGTTGCCGTTCTCCATCCATTTCTCGGCCAATGATCCGTCAACCTCTCCCCCGTAAATAAGAGCAGGGCACAGATCGATAATTATCAGCACATCCAGCTTGCCGTTTTTCAGGCGCTCCTCGATCCAGGCATCCAGGGAATCGACTGTTCCCTGGTTATATCCGCTGAATATGGTCTTTGAGGTCAGGCCAAGATGATTGAAGATATAATTGGCACAGGACTCCTGCTCCTTCAGGCTCATCATCCCCTGAAGCTTCGGATAATAGATGGCCACTTCACCGAGGGACGCTGCTGCCGCCAGGAGCGGGCCACCGCAGGAGCCCGGAAAGACAGGAAGGCCCAGCATGAGTAATGCGGCGATGCAGGTAAAAATGACCATGCTGATCGAAACCGCTTTCCTTTCTCCCCCGCCTGTTATTTCTCTGCTGCTGTCGCTGCGCCTTCCGCTGGCGCCGCACCTGCGTATGGCATTACTCTTGTTGCCCGTGTGATTGAGTACTGCAATCTTTCCCCATCCTGTGACTTTCATCATTAATCCCCCTTTTTGGTTTATGATAGGCGTTATACTTAATAGACGCTATTGTCTGGCTTTTTGTTACTATTGCGATGGCACATGGAAAAATGATCTCCCCGCAGAGACGCAGAGGCGCAGAGAATAACCGAAAATGATATCCTCAGCGTCTCAGCGTCTCTGCGGGAGAAATACAACACTGCTGCTGTGTCGTCTTTCCCATAAGAGCGGGGGGCTTATGTTATCTTCCCCGTTTCCGTGCCAAACCAAAGAAAGGAGCATGGGCTGCCCGGAAAAAGGGAGGATCATGCTGCAAGATTGGAGCCACCAGGGGATGAGGGGAAAATACTTTTTCCAGAAAGTGCCGGGCTGATGGCCGGATATTTTCCCCCTGGGAGATAAACCCCTTATACAGGCTGAATGAGCAGCCTGCCTCACCCTCATCCTCATCCTGATCATTACCCGGTTCATAAGCCTGACTGCCGTCATCCTGTTTCCGGCTGTCACCTTGTCCTTTATCATATTCCTCACAATCTGGCCCGGTGGCAGCCAGCTCATAGGTCCGGTCGATGAGAAACCTGCCGGGGTCCCTCTCCATAGGACTGCCAATCGGCAGATTCATCAGGGCAGGATTGATGAAATGAACAACACTCTGGTTACGGGCGATAAAATCCAGGGTTTTCCGGCGGTCATGATCGGTTTCCGAGGGCAGGCCAAAGAGAAGATAGACATAATTCAGGATATTTTCCCGGGCCGACAGTTCCAGAATCCGCTCGGCCCGTTGCAGATCGATACCTTTTCGGCTCAGGGCAAGCAGCCGCTCCGATGCGCTTTCCAGGCCGAACTGCAGCATCCTGCATCCGGACGAGGAAAGATGTTTCATAAAGGCGGCATCTTCAAAGCAGGCTTCAAAGCGGACAAAGGAATAATAGGTGACGTTGCGCCCGGCAAAAAGATCAGCGATAATTTCCATGTTGGCCGGGGGCACTGCCGGGTCGGTGAAATGAAAAAGCGCTCCGGGGTGGTCCTCAAGGGTTTTTTGCAGGTTCCGGGCCAGATCCTTGCTCCCGGAAGTATGGGGGCTTCGCCCTGCATCCGGGCAAAAGGCACACCTGTTCCAGTAGCAGCCAAGGCTGGTGGCATAGGGCAGGACAGGGACCGGCGAAAAATAGCCGGACAGATTGAAATCCCCGTAATCAGGGGCAGGAAGATGGGGCAGAAGGTCCGGGGTTTCGATGAAAGGGCTCTTCGCTGCTGACTGCCGCAGAACAGCAGGCCACATCGGGCCGGATTCTGCCGCCCTTCCCAGGACAATCCGGTCAAAGAGGCCGGAGAGCAGGGACAGGCTCCGGGGCCGGTCCCGGTAGCAGTTGATCAATCCGCCGCCGATAATTGCCGGTATTTTGGGAAAACGTGTCTTGAGCCTGGCCGCCACGAAGAGCGTGGGAAAGAGCTGGGAGAGATAGGTCAGGGAGAAGGCGATGAGGTCGGGCCGATACTGCTCGACCCTGGGAAAGAGCCGCTCAGAGCACCAGTCATCGAAGGGGGAGCAGTTGGTTTGCCGGGCAGAGCGCAGGTTATTTGCCATATCCACCGCTGCATAGGGAAGCAACTGAAAGTTATTCAGGGATACGGCCATGTCAGGATACGGGGCAAATACCAGCTTCAGGGCATCATTCAGATGATGGACGAAGGTGAGATAGCGGCTGAACGATCGATACCCTTCCTCCGACTTCAGCGCCGCCCTGGCCCGGTCCAGGTGAAGATATGCCCGCCTGGCCCGCGTCCATCGGGAGGATGGCGCTCCCATCGTGCTGAAGGCAGCAAGGCACTCCAGTACATATTCGATGGATAAGACATAGTCCAGGAAATCGAGATTGGCGTCAAAGGCTAAAACCGTATGTTCCTGCTGATCCTGCTGCCACAGCGACTTGAGAAGGGCAAGCTGGCCGGGCGGTTCCGCAGGATGAAAAAAGGGAAGAGTAAGGAGAAGGATTCGCATGGGCCGATTCTATGCAAGCCTCTTTCAAATGTCAATATCCTGGAGTAAAATTATCGTTTTGATTTAGAAGTGTTTCCCTCTCTATCGAGAGGGGAAATCCACCTACTACTCTTTTCAGAAAATACTACACGTCTCTAACCACTTACCTTTCAATTCCTTAAGAGACCATTTGTCAGCTCCTTCCCTCTACTTTTCTCTTGATCAATGCAGGATTACGGCGCATTGGCAAGACCGCTACAACATAAGCAATGTCATCTACGATTTCGTAGTAAATGGCATAAGGAAATCGCTTGGCAAGCATTCGGTAGAGACCATGCTCTCTATTATGAATGCCTGCATAGATTACCAGGGATTCGATATCGGCAAGGAGACTATCCCAGAAGTAATCACCAACACCGGCTTCTCTTTGATCGTAAAAAGCTTTTCCGTCGTTCAGATCATCAGCGGCATCTTTCAGTATAACGATGTCTCTGACTTTCATGACTTACGGCTCG
It contains:
- a CDS encoding B12-binding domain-containing radical SAM protein; protein product: MRILLLTLPFFHPAEPPGQLALLKSLWQQDQQEHTVLAFDANLDFLDYVLSIEYVLECLAAFSTMGAPSSRWTRARRAYLHLDRARAALKSEEGYRSFSRYLTFVHHLNDALKLVFAPYPDMAVSLNNFQLLPYAAVDMANNLRSARQTNCSPFDDWCSERLFPRVEQYRPDLIAFSLTYLSQLFPTLFVAARLKTRFPKIPAIIGGGLINCYRDRPRSLSLLSGLFDRIVLGRAAESGPMWPAVLRQSAAKSPFIETPDLLPHLPAPDYGDFNLSGYFSPVPVLPYATSLGCYWNRCAFCPDAGRSPHTSGSKDLARNLQKTLEDHPGALFHFTDPAVPPANMEIIADLFAGRNVTYYSFVRFEACFEDAAFMKHLSSSGCRMLQFGLESASERLLALSRKGIDLQRAERILELSARENILNYVYLLFGLPSETDHDRRKTLDFIARNQSVVHFINPALMNLPIGSPMERDPGRFLIDRTYELAATGPDCEEYDKGQGDSRKQDDGSQAYEPGNDQDEDEGEAGCSFSLYKGFISQGENIRPSARHFLEKVFSPHPLVAPILQHDPPFFRAAHAPFFGLARKRGR
- a CDS encoding type II toxin-antitoxin system RelE/ParE family toxin, with product MKVRDIVILKDAADDLNDGKAFYDQREAGVGDYFWDSLLADIESLVIYAGIHNREHGLYRMLAKRFPYAIYYEIVDDIAYVVAVLPMRRNPALIKRKVEGRS